The following nucleotide sequence is from Cicer arietinum cultivar CDC Frontier isolate Library 1 chromosome 2, Cicar.CDCFrontier_v2.0, whole genome shotgun sequence.
GAAAAATGAGAAAATGAGGATAATAATGATTTTAGTGTGTTTGATAAGCTttgacaaaagaaaaatatatagcaTGTTTTGAGTAAGTTATAATAATATACAAGGTTTGCATCGAAAAACAACTTAGTAATATAAGAGAgtgttaaatgaaaaatatcttttaacaTAATTAGATAtctcaaatttgaattttgaaagtgCATATTAACATCAAAGCTTgcgaaatataatttttttactttatatgaTTATGTTCCAACTCAAAATTTATTAGTGAGATAACAATTAATCAAGACAACAAATATATAAAGACATTTTTAGTATGATGATAAATTTACTAAAATCACATCGAGCCACCATAAtagtaaatatataataacattttatctttttaaataattattatttggaATATGATTCATTGAATTATTATTGtataacaaagaaagaaaagagtGTCAGAAAGTGACACAAACATTAGTGACGAGTGTGTCTGTTACTGCCAACTCTCCCTCAAATAGCAACGTACGTTGTCTGATTGGTGAGCACAACATGTGTAGATGAAATCactttgaaactaaaaattggTAGAATGAAAGACTATTTTCCATTTCTTAAAAGGTATATTGGTGTAAAAGGCTTGAAAACAATGAATGCAAAAGATGTCGATTAGATAAAGTTTGGTTGATGGTTGTTTCCACTTGATGAGATGATGGTTATTTGCCACAAACTTTTGCATCAAACACGAGCTATTTAGGGATATACCtttattttatactcatttTCTTCAACATCATAGCCTTGGCTGCGAGTGCTCATTCATAATATACttgcaatttttgtttttttcacaTAAAATGGTTcattaattatgaatttattttgatacaataagaaaataattaaacaattatTTGATAATCCCTTAAATGAGTGACTTTTAATTAGAGAACACATCGTGTTTATCTAAATATACATAACAATTTCATTAAACAATTGCAAGAGAATGTAGactatcaataataaatattatacatgaaaatactaatataataaaaagagtTGGATTtagtaaaagaaattaaaaaaataaagaaggaaGGAAGTAAATAAATCAAATGATGATGTAGGTAGGAAACAAGGTGCACGATCGCATTGGGAAGCGGAAAACACTAAAGATGAAAAAGTACATAACATAACTTAATcctcaaataaaacaaaaacaactttatttttttttgtataaagaGGGAACAACTTTATTCTCTCTTGTTGCAACTAtaagcaaaaaataataataatcacgTTTAATGGTTTAAAATAGAACTAAATACGactattttcttctctttcataAAATACCTCTCAAACatagattttgtttttatatacctcttttattataataatataccaAAGTTTACAAGaaagacaatttataaaatacaattacCTTTTatattaggttttttttttttgaataatcctattttaaaaataatttactcaaatactttcttttgaaaattattaaccaaaatatatatatatatatatatatatatatNNNNNNNNNNNNNNNNNNNNNNNNNNNNNNNNNNNNNNNNNNNNNNNNNNNNNNNNNNNNNNNNNNNNNNNNNNNNNNNNNNNNNNNNNNNNNNNNNNNNNNNNNNNNNNNNNNNNNNNNNNNNNNNNNNNNNNNNNNNNNNNNNNNNNNNNNNNNNNNNNNNNNNNNNNNcttttgaaaattattaaaaaaaatatatatatatatatatatatatatatatatatatttaaattataagtcGCCATTTACAAAGACGACTTTCTTaagtaactttaaaaaaatcatttttttttttaaattaacaaaaataataaatatatatatatatatatatttatataattaatataattcataaaaatacataaaaacaaattttagattaaatagaTTGACTAGTGTTGCTTGtaacattttaaattacataatttattcataaaaaacatcacaaattttacaaaaattacgataaaattaatattgaagGTGCCCTCCAGTACCAGATTGCCAAAATTTTTTCATACGAGATTTTGACgagctttttaaaaaaatttaagatgttttaaataataattcatagaaatcatttttaatagttgattatttaaaagaagaatacTTTTACTACGATAAACAAAAATGACAAGTTTTACAGTgctataatataaaaaaagttaattgatactatgaatattaataattttctctAATTTGTTTAATTAACATTACTATAGTATTTATTAAAGTTGATAAAATGAAGAgttgttaattaaataaatcacaAAAATAGATAACAAAACAGTGAACACACAAATATGAACCAAGAATGATGAATATGCATCATTCATTGGCACATGTGGTTCTCTAACACTGCACCTTCCCTTCATTACATGCATAAGATAAAAGCATATATTGATCAATTTCCATGTAAATATCAATAAACACACTCCACATATACGAGTACTTGTATTTGACAAAATTGTTCAACTTCTGTTCTGTTTTGTTGTAATCAACAATGGCTGGTAATGAGTGGATTAATGGATACCTTGAGGCTATACTATCAACTGGTGTTGCTGCTTCAACCACCGTTGAGGAGCAGCAAAGGGTGGCGGCGACAGCGGCTGAAAGTGGACACTTCAATCCAATAAAATACTTTGTGGAAGAAGTTGTTAGTGCTGTTGATGAATCTGATCTTCATCGTACTTGGCTCAAAGTTGTTGCAACTCGTAATACAAGAGAGCGTAGTTCAAGGCTTGAAAACATGTGTTGGCGCATTTGGCATCTTGCTCGCAAGAAGAAACAggtttttattatcattttcatTCATCACATCACATATTCATTCATCCTATATAAATATACACgattttaaatgttattaacCGTGACTTTCATTTGTATATTTGAACACAAGTCGTGACAcaatttgaatgataaatgaATACTTCCTCTGGTTTAGAtaacaaaagttgatgtatctgatctaaaatttgaatcaaacacgTCAGTTTTTGCTGACTCGCTTTCTTTTATATTTGAGACTGGAGGGAGTATTGTTTAAATTTGAACAGCTGAATACAGAATATGATGTAAATTTGGGGAAACTACTAAGAGTACTAATGGAgcatatgtatttttttagttgGAAGGNNNNNNNNNNNNNNGGGAAAGAGAACAAGGAAGGAGAGATGCAACTGAGGATTTGTCTGAAGAGTTGTCAGAAGGAGAAAAGGGAGATGGCATTGGAGAGATGATACAAATTGAGACTCCTAAGAAAAAACTCCAGAGACAAATTTCTAATACATTGGAAGTGTGGTCTGATgacaaaaaggaaaagaaacttTATATTATCCTCTTAAGGTATATTGTTATTCTTAATATATATTGGTTTAAAGAGATACTGATTAATATTGCTATAGTGGAAGCTATCATCATACTATTGTAAATGCAATGCTTGAGCTTTGACAATGATCTTGGTTTTTTTTTACAGTTTGCATGGATTGGTTCGAGGAGAAAACATGGAGCTTGGTCGAGATTCTGATACTGGTGGACAGGTATTTGATATACTGGTGGTTTTGTTCATCTTATTCAATTGATGTTTATTAATATACAATCAATGTATTTACAGATAAAATATGTGGTAGAACTTGCTCGTGCACTAGCCAAAATGCCAGGAGTATATAGAGTAGATCTCTTCACACGCCAAATCTCATCACCAGAAATTGACTGGAGCTATGGAGAGCCAACAGAAATGTTAACACAAGGTGTAGACAATGACAACGACAACACAGGCGAAAGCAGCGGCGCGTACATCATTCGAATACCTTTCGGTCCGCGTGACAAATATCTCGAAAAAGAACTTCTCTGGCCACACATTCAAGAATTTGTAGATGGAGCCTTAGCTCACATTCTCAACATGTCAAAAGTATTAGGTGAACAAGTTGGTAATGGCCAACCTGTTTGGCCTTATGTCATTCATGGACACTATGCTGATGCTGGAGACAGTGCTGCTCTTCTTTCAGGTGTTTTTTTTGTTGTCAGATAGTTTATTACTGATAGACTCACACACCTTTAAGTGTAGAAAAGTGGGGAGTCTCGGGTTCAAACACAGACCCGTGTATATCAATTAAACTGTACTTACTAGACTTCTTTCAGGTGCTTTGAATGTTCCTATGGTGCTAACTGGTCATTCACTTGGAAGAAACAAACTTGAACAGCTTCTTAAACAAGGGAGACAATCATGGGAAGATATTAATTCAACGTATAAGATAATGAGGAGGATTGAAGCTGAAGAGCTTTCTTTGGATGCTGCTGAACTTGTGATCACTAGTACTAGACAAGAGATTGATGAACAATGGGGACTTTATGATGGTTTTGATGTTAAGCTTGAGAAAGTTTTGCGTGCTCGTGATAGACGCGGTGTTAATTGTCATGGTCGATACATGCCAAGAATGGCGGTAAGAATGAGCCATTAATGTTGAGCATGTAACGTTTGAGTTTGACTCATTTAATTAATCGAGACTAATGTTCAGTTTGAGtatgtttatttaatgtaaCAAACGAGTTTGACCAAATATTTAACGAGTCAAGTCTgaatagttaaatttatttacattataatGGAATATATGCAGGTTATTCCTCCTGGTATGGACTTTAGCAATGTAGTGGTACAAGATGATGGTCCTGAAGTAGAAGGGGATCTCTCACAACTTACTCGTGGTGCTGATGGATCTTCACCAAAAACTTTACCTACTATTTGGTTAGACGTAAGTAACTAGTACAAAAGTTTGGGTGCATTGCTTATATTCGAGAGTGTGTCCGGTGCCTGAAGGTGTTAGTGTCAAATACTAACACGACATGACACAATTGGTTACTTTTCACTATTatgttttcttaaattattcCTGGTGTTGACGTACCAGTGTCAGTATTATGTTTGGTATTTGTGCATGTGTCAATGTTTTATAGATTAGTACTATTATTGACTTGAATCATAACATTGTGAAGGTGATGCGTTTCTTCACAAATCCTCACAAGCCAATGATATTGGCCTTATCAAGGCCAGATCCAAAGAAGAATATTACAACTTTGTTAAAAGCATTTGGAGAATGTCGTTCCTTAAGAAAACTAGCCAATCTTGTAAGTTTAACATAATTCAAATTGTTCATTTGGAAGAAACTATATGCGgaactttcttattttattttctgtatCTTTACAATAATACAAAGCAGAATTTATACAGACTAGGAGATTAAGGCTGGGCGCTAATCTAGCCTAAGAATTAGGGAAGTTATTCTCCTCATAATTGCTAATTCTAATAAGATAGGAAAGGCTAGGAATTAGCtaatactaatctatatttaatggACATACAGCTGTCATAAAACTGTACAAAACAAAATCTGTTGATTCTCCTTAATTAGCGCCAATcttcaacactccccctcaatctGGGTGGTAGATATCTATCATACCCAGATTGGACCTGATAGTTTCGTATGTGTGCCTTGAAAGTGCCTTTGTTAGAATGTCTGCTGTTTGTCTGTTTGATGAGATGTGGTTAACACTTATGATCTCATGATCAATTTTCTCCTTAATGAAGTGTTTGTCTATTTCCACATGCTTTGTTCTATCATGGTGAACCGGGTTTTTTGCAATACTTATAGCTGCCTTGTTGTCACAAAGTATTCTCATAGTGTAGTTAGTAGGAATTTTGATCTCATCCAACATTCGTTTGAGCCAAATCCCTTCACAAATTCCTTGTGCCATAGCTCTGAATTCAGCTTCTGCACTACTTCTAGCGACCACAGAttgtttcttacttctccaTGTTACCAAGTTTCCCCATACAAAGGTGCAATAGCCTGTGGTGGATTTCCTGTCAGATAAACTCCCTGCCCAATCTGAGTCGGTATAAACTTCAATTCCCTGGTTGTGGCTCTTCTGGAAATAGAGCCCGCGGCCAGGTGTACCCTTTAGGTATTGAAGGATTCTATTTAGAGCCTTCATGTGAGTCTCAGTTGGGTTGGACATGTAGCGACTAGCCAAGCTCACAGCAAAACCAATATCTGGTCTAGTGTGAGTTAGATAGATTAGTTTTCCAACTAAGCTTTGGTATCTATCCTTATCAGCAGGTACACTTTCTTCTTCACTTTGTTTCATGGGTTCTACCGGAGTATTGGCAACTTTGCATCCAAGCATCCCTGTTTCTTTGAGTAAATCCAAAGTGTATTTCCTTTGAGAAACACAAATACCATCCCTTGTCCGAGCAATTTCCATTCCTAGAAAGTACTTGAGTTGGCCCAAATCTTTGACTTCAAATTCTTCGGTTAAGATACTCTTGAGGTGGCTGATTTGATCATGATCATCTCCTGTAATaacaatatcatcaacatagacAATAAATAAGGCTATTCTTCCCTCCGGAGAGTGCTTAACAAACATAGTGTGGTCTGTTTGGCATTGGGCAAAGCCATCTTCCCTGACAACTCTTGTTAGTCTATCAAACCATGCTCTTGGAGATTATTTCAAGCCATAGAGGGATTTATGGAGTTTGCATACCATGTTTGAGGTGTCATGTGATTCAAGCCCGGGAGGTATTTGCATATACACCTCCTCTTCTAGCTCACCGTTTAGGAAGGCATTCTTTATATCTAATTGGTGTAGGGGCCAATCTAGATTTGCTGCCAATGATAATAGGACCCGGACTGAGTTGAGTTTTGCCACAGGTGCAAAGGTCTCTTCATAGTCCACTCCATATGATTGTGTAaatccctttgcaactaatcggGCCTTGTACCTGTTTATACTCCCATCAGCATTGTGTTTAACCGAAAAGATCCACTTGCATCCCACTGGTTTCTTCCCTTCAGGTATTGTGGTGATTTCCCATGTGCCATTTTTTACCAGTGCTTGGACTTCTTCAGTTACAGCTGCTGCCCATTCAGGTTTCTGTAGAGCTTCTTGAACATTCCTTGGAATTTCTATGTTGTCAATGGCTGCTACAAATGATCTGTAGTTTTGTGATAATTTTCCATAGGAAACACAATTCTCAATAGGGTGTTGAGTGCAAGTTCTCACCCCTTTTCTTACAGCAATAGGAATATCAATATCAACAGTGTCAAGATTCACAAGGAGTTTAGAGTTTGGGACAACGTTACCTGTAGGGATTTCATTTTCTGGAATCTGGTGAGACTCATGGCTTTGCGGTGGAGCTGTGCTAGGCTCTACTTCCTTCCTCCTTCTTCTTTCATAAGTTTTCCAACTTCCTTCGTGTGTAccttgattatgttgggttgttccaatttcattgttttttccattttctgcctcggccactgcttcagtttctgtttgattatgttgggttgttccaatttcattgttttttccattttctgcctcggccactgcttcagtttctgttacAACAACCGGTTCAGGTTCTGCTGTCCTTTCAGCTGGGATAGGGGCAGTTTCTGTTTGTTCAAACATCCAAGGTTGGTATTCTAAAGTTTCAATTGGATATGTGTGTACTTGCTCCCCCTGAATGCCAACTTTGGGGTAGTATGGTTGGTTCTCAAAGAAGGTTACATCCATGGTGTGGTAGAATTTTTTGGTGATGGGTGAGTAACATCTGTACCCTTTTTGGTGAGGTGAGTAACCAAGAAAAATGCACTTGATAGATTTGGGGTCAAGTTTACTACGGTGTGGGTTGTGGTTGTGGACGAAGGATGAGCATCCAAAAATCTTTAAGGGAATGGAGGTGAGTATTTTGCTGGTTGGGAAGAAGATTTGGAGTGTGGAGAGGGGGGTCTTGAGGTTAAGGATCCGGGAAGGCATTCTATTTATAAGGTGTGTTGCCGAAAGGACAGCTTCCCCCCAAAACTGGTTCGGGACATTTGTGGCTAACATGATTGATCTAGTTACTTCCAAAATATGTCTATTCTTTCTTTCCGCAACTCCGTTTTGTTGTGGAGTGTCCACACAAGAGCTTTGGTGAACAATGCCAACTTTTTGTAGGTAAGAACTTAGAATCGAATTGTAGTACTCACAACCATTGTCAGTTCTAAGCACTTGGATCTTGTTGTGAAATTGAGTTTGCACCATGTTGTGGAAAACCTCAAAGATCCTTCCTACTTCTGATTTCTCTTTCATTAAAAATACCCAGGTAACACGAGTGTGATCGTCAATGAACGTGACAAACCATCTAGAACCAGTAACATTCTTAATGCGTGATGGTCCCCATACATCACTATGAATTAGGGCGAAAGGTTGGGATGGCTTATAGGGTTGGGGTGGGTATTGGCTACGTGTATGTTTGGACAATTgacaaatttcacactgaaaatgcttctgatttttattgaataaagaaggaaataattTTTCCAGATACATGAAATTTGGGTGGCCTAATCGATAGTGCCATAACATTACAGGATTGTCACTACTTGGAACACTAGCTGCTGCATATGACTGGTTCTTGAGTCCTCTTTCTAATTCTTCAGCTTGAAGTAGGTAGAGTCCAGCACACTCTTTAGCACTGCCAATCGTCTTCCCCGACTCCAAAATCTGAAATTCACACAAGTTAGGAGAAAATTTAGTAACACATTTCAAATCTCTTGTGATTTTGCTAATGGACAGCAAGTTGCAATCAAGTTTTGGCACATATAGAACATATTCTAGTGTAATATTAGGTGACAAAATAATTGATCCTGTACCCATGACCTTAGAATGTGTGCCATCTGCTATTCGGACAGTGCAGTTAAATGGATAAGGAGAATAACtagtaaacaaattaaaatttccaGTCATGTGATCTGAAGCCCCTGAGTCAACAATCCATGACTTTGTTTTTCCCATGCTAGTATTTAGAGCATGTGAGACATTCCCTCTCTGAGCCACTACAGCCGTACCACCTTTTTCTGTAGAGAGCAtggtttgtttgaagattttttgTAAAGCCTCCATTTGTTCCTTGTTAAATGGAAATGAAGTAGATTTTACCTCAGCTTCTTGGTAGTTAAAAATTGCGTTGCCTCTGCTGTCCCTGCTTTTGAATTGCTTGGCTTCTGGGGGTTTTCCATGTATAACCCAACATATTTCTTGTGTATGGCCTGGTTTCTTGCAGTGATCACACCAGGGacgatttttcttttgaaatggcCGAATTTGGTTTCCTCTTGCAGCCATTGCTGAGCTCTCGGTGGGAGGTGTTGAGGTGGCATTTCCCAACATGAGTTTCCTCCTGCTCTCTTCTCTCCTTACTTCTGAAAAGGCTTCCCGAATTTTGGGAAGAGGTTTGGTTCCAAGGATCCTTCCACGGACTTCATCAAGGTCCTTGTTTAGTCCCAATAGGAACATGTAGATTCTGTCCTTCTCCACCAGctctttgaattttttcttatcCCCTGGACAGTCCCATGTGACTTCTTCATATACATCTAGTTGTTGCCAATGTCTACTAAGTGTATTAAAATACTCAGTAACAGAAGATTCTCCTTGTCGAAGGTTGTGTAGAATGCTTCTTATCTCAAATATGGCAGAGGTATTGTCCACATTTGAATATGTTTCCTTCACAGCATCCCATATCTCCTTTGCCGAATCATAGAACATGAAATTTTCACCAATTTCGTTGGTCATGGTGTTGAGCAGCCATGACATTACTTGGCTATTCTCAAGTTTCCATTTTTGAAGGGTGGCATCTCCTTCTtggggacattttgtgtctccTGTGATGTAGTCTTCTCTCCCTTTTCCTTGAAGGAAGATCTTGACTGATCTTACCCATTGGGTATAGTTTTGACCATTTAATTTATGGCCAGTGATGAGATGACTGAGCCCATCATGTGAACTGGTCGGAAATGATCCAGTTTCCATCTTTGGCTGTTTGTCGGAAGGTTCACCCATTGCTGGCGGCGCTAGGGTTTTCTTAGGGATGGATCAGatcgagctctgataccatgcggaactttcttattttattttctgtatCTTTACAATAATACAAAGCAGAATTTATACAGACTAGGAGATTAAGGCTGGGCGCTAATCTAGCCTAAGAATTAGGGAAGTTATTCTCCTCATAATTGCTAATTCTAATAAGATAGGAAAGGCTAGGAATTAGCtaatactaatctatatttaatggACATACAGCTGTCATAAAACTGTACAAAACAAAATCTGTTGATTCTCCTTAATTAGCGCCAATCTTCAACACTATATATGATTGAGCATTTGTCAAATGACTAATATGTTCTCAAACAGACACTTATAATGGGAAATAGAGATGACATAGAAGAGATGTCTTCAGGGAATGGTAATGTGCTCACAACAGTGTTGAAATTGATTGACAAGTATGATCTATATGGACATGTTGCATACCCTAAACATCATAGACAATCTGATGTTCCTGAGATATATAGATTTGCTGCTAAAACAAAGGTATGTTGAAATCTTTTCAATATACAGACCACACTTCTTATGCTCTTAATAATCATAGCCAACTAACTAGTTTGATATCCTCTCTTAGGGAGTTTTCATAAATCCAGCTTTAGTGGAACCTTTTGGTCTTACCTTAATTGAGGTAAGTTTTAACTATCTTGGTCCTTTGGTGATATATCCACATTTTGATGCTAAAGTGTTATTAATTTTGTTCAAACTCATGCAGGCAGCTGCACATGGACTGCCAATGGTAGCCACTAAAAATGGAGGACCAGTGGACATTAATCGGGTAATCGAATAATTATTTCGATTTTTCATCGACACATGTATACTTAGAAATTGTATACTTTGTTACATTGTGCATACTAGGAAGTTCCTATATGTCACAACATGTATTATTTTCTTAGATGTAATCAATgcaaagggaaaaaaaaagactttATATCCTCTTATTATGTTTTCTTTGTTATAATGTTAGGCTCTCAACAATGGTTTACTTGTGGACCCTCATGATCACCAAGCAATTGCTGATGCATTACTCAAATTATTATCAGAGAAAAACCTTTGGCATGAATGCAGGAACAATGGTTTGAAGAACATACACCTTTTCTCATGGCCTGAACACTGCCGTACTTATTTAACACGCGTGGCCGCGTGTCGAATGAGATATCCACAATGGCAAACAAATAATCCAGAAGACAATGTAGATGTTGAAGAGTCTTTCAATGATTCCCTTAAAGATGTTCAAGACATGTCCCTTAGGCTTTCAATTGACGGAGATTTAGCTGGTGCATCAGGTATTACTTTTCTTGATAGAAGTTATTTGATGAGAGACAAGTGaaaaagtaaaatgaaaatCATATTGAATAATGAGACTTACATAGTCAACGagaaacaattaattaatataactaactaactattgtgtttaatttgtataactaactaactaactgatATGTCTAATAACAGGTGGTGGTAATGGTCTCGACGTGCAAGACCAAGTGAAACGCGTGTTAAGCAAGATAAGAAAGCAAGATTCTGGTTCAAGCAATGACAACATTTTACTTGACAATGTACCAAATAAATATCCTTTATTAAGGCGAAGGCGCTGGTTAATTGTTATAGCACTTGATTCTTATGACAGTAATGGAGCACCTGATAACAAGTTAATAGAGATCATACAAAAAATAGTTAAAGGTGTTCAATTAGACCCTCAAAGTGGAAGAGTAACAGGATTTGCATTTTCAACTGCTATGACAATGCAAGAAACTATTGAGTTTCTAGCATTAGGAAATGTTTCAGTGAGTGAGTTTGATGTTGTGATTTGTAGTAGTGGGAGTGAAGTTTATTACCCTGGTGTTAACACTGAAGATGGAAAGCTTTTGCCTGATCATGATTATGAGGTGCATATAGATTATCGTTGGGGTGTTGAAGGTTTAAAGAGTACAATTTGTAAACTTATGAATGCTTCTGAAGGTGAAGAGGATAATGAAAAAGCATATAGTCCTATTGAGGAGGATTTGAAATCAAGTAATGCACATTGCATTTCATACAAAATAAAGGATCTTAGTAAGGTAAGTGaagtttattaatatattaaatgttaCTCTCTccaattctttttataaaagatatttgAGTTAAAATTTGGTAAGTTGACGTATCTAGTTCATATTTTGATGTATCAgacacatcaatttttgttgactaAATTTTAACTCAACTGTCTCTTATAAAAAGAACTGGagagagtatatatataaggaTTAAGTGTATATTTAAACCATATATTTGCACAATGACACTTAAACATTGAttgaaattgttaattttaggCAAGGAAAGTTGATGAGTTGAGACAAAAGCTTAGGATGAGAGGTCTACGTTGTCATCCAATGTATTGCAGGGGGTCTTCTAGAATGCATGTGATTCCACTTCTTGCATCTAGAGCTCAAGCACTGAGGTAATAATAATACTTGATAAAGagtatatgattttttaaagtatattatGAAATtgacaattaattatttaaatgtgtTAGGTATCTATTTGTTCGTTGGAGATTAAATGTTGCAAACATGTATGTGATACTTGGAGAAACAGGGGACACTGATTATGAGGAAATGATATCTGGGACTCATAAGACAATAATAATGAAAGGAGTTGTGTCTAAGGGTTCAGAAGAATTGCTTAGAGGAACAGGAAGTTACCAAAGAGATGATATTGTCCCTAATGAGAGTTCTCTTATTGCATACATTAATGAAACAACTGAGGAAAATATTGCTAATGCTTTGAAGCAACTTTCAAAATCTGGAGGAATGTGAAGTGTTCAagtatattgtattttatttactatatgtttttaaaacaaGTAATACGTTTACCTTTCCAAGTATATAGAATGgaaatttaatgtaattatcTCTTACAATAAATGCATAAATGAACATGGTTTAAATGTAGATATattgttgttttctttgttcAAAATGTTTATTTGTTGGAACATGAACATGTATATTGGATTTATAAATATCTCTATAATACAACTTTTCCATTGAATAAATAAGAAAAGTCAATTCATATATTCTCTCTCAAATCTATTATTTCTTTTCGATTTAATACCTAGAAGATCTTGGCTCATAATACATTTTATGTTTAAGTAATGCACgtatttgtttttagtttttttcttgttttagtTCATGCAAATTTAGTTTCttggattttaaaaaaaaaaattcaggaGTCTTAATTTTT
It contains:
- the LOC101506259 gene encoding probable sucrose-phosphate synthase 3 isoform X3 encodes the protein MAGNEWINGYLEAILSTGVAASTTVEEQQRVAATAAESGHFNPIKYFVEEVVSAVDESDLHRTWLKVVATRNTRERSSRLENMCWRIWHLARKKKQLEGXXXXXEREQGRRDATEDLSEELSEGEKGDGIGEMIQIETPKKKLQRQISNTLEVWSDDKKEKKLYIILLSLHGLVRGENMELGRDSDTGGQIKYVVELARALAKMPGVYRVDLFTRQISSPEIDWSYGEPTEMLTQGVDNDNDNTGESSGAYIIRIPFGPRDKYLEKELLWPHIQEFVDGALAHILNMSKVLGEQVGNGQPVWPYVIHGHYADAGDSAALLSGALNVPMVLTGHSLGRNKLEQLLKQGRQSWEDINSTYKIMRRIEAEELSLDAAELVITSTRQEIDEQWGLYDGFDVKLEKVLRARDRRGVNCHGRYMPRMAVIPPGMDFSNVVVQDDGPEVEGDLSQLTRGADGSSPKTLPTIWLDVMRFFTNPHKPMILALSRPDPKKNITTLLKAFGECRSLRKLANLTLIMGNRDDIEEMSSGNGNVLTTVLKLIDKYDLYGHVAYPKHHRQSDVPEIYRFAAKTKGVFINPALVEPFGLTLIEAAAHGLPMVATKNGGPVDINRALNNGLLVDPHDHQAIADALLKLLSEKNLWHECRNNGLKNIHLFSWPEHCRTYLTRVAACRMRYPQWQTNNPEDNVDVEESFNDSLKDVQDMSLRLSIDGDLAGASGGGNGLDVQDQVKRVLSKIRKQDSGSSNDNILLDNVPNKYPLLRRRRWLIVIALDSYDSNGAPDNKLIEIIQKIVKGVQLDPQSGRVTGFAFSTAMTMQETIEFLALGNVSVSEFDVVICSSGSEVYYPGVNTEDGKLLPDHDYEVHIDYRWGVEGLKSTICKLMNASEGEEDNEKAYSPIEEDLKSSNAHCISYKIKDLSKARKVDELRQKLRMRGLRCHPMYCRGSSRMHVIPLLASRAQALRYLFVRWRLNVANMYVILGETGDTDYEEMISGTHKTIIMKGVVSKGSEELLRGTGSYQRDDIVPNESSLIAYINETTEENIANALKQLSKSGGM
- the LOC101506259 gene encoding probable sucrose-phosphate synthase 2 isoform X2, producing MIQIETPKKKLQRQISNTLEVWSDDKKEKKLYIILLSLHGLVRGENMELGRDSDTGGQIKYVVELARALAKMPGVYRVDLFTRQISSPEIDWSYGEPTEMLTQGVDNDNDNTGESSGAYIIRIPFGPRDKYLEKELLWPHIQEFVDGALAHILNMSKVLGEQVGNGQPVWPYVIHGHYADAGDSAALLSGALNVPMVLTGHSLGRNKLEQLLKQGRQSWEDINSTYKIMRRIEAEELSLDAAELVITSTRQEIDEQWGLYDGFDVKLEKVLRARDRRGVNCHGRYMPRMAVIPPGMDFSNVVVQDDGPEVEGDLSQLTRGADGSSPKTLPTIWLDVMRFFTNPHKPMILALSRPDPKKNITTLLKAFGECRSLRKLANLAAAHGLPMVATKNGGPVDINRALNNGLLVDPHDHQAIADALLKLLSEKNLWHECRNNGLKNIHLFSWPEHCRTYLTRVAACRMRYPQWQTNNPEDNVDVEESFNDSLKDVQDMSLRLSIDGDLAGASGGGNGLDVQDQVKRVLSKIRKQDSGSSNDNILLDNVPNKYPLLRRRRWLIVIALDSYDSNGAPDNKLIEIIQKIVKGVQLDPQSGRVTGFAFSTAMTMQETIEFLALGNVSVSEFDVVICSSGSEVYYPGVNTEDGKLLPDHDYEVHIDYRWGVEGLKSTICKLMNASEGEEDNEKAYSPIEEDLKSSNAHCISYKIKDLSKARKVDELRQKLRMRGLRCHPMYCRGSSRMHVIPLLASRAQALRYLFVRWRLNVANMYVILGETGDTDYEEMISGTHKTIIMKGVVSKGSEELLRGTGSYQRDDIVPNESSLIAYINETTEENIANALKQLSKSGGM